A part of Anser cygnoides isolate HZ-2024a breed goose chromosome 17, Taihu_goose_T2T_genome, whole genome shotgun sequence genomic DNA contains:
- the CHFR gene encoding E3 ubiquitin-protein ligase CHFR, translated as MERSEGGEQSKQQQQPWGKLIRLGADEAEPHVLLLKREWTIGRKKGCDLSFPGNKLVSGDHCKIIVDEESGQVSLEDTSTNGTVINKLKVVKKQTYPLQTGDVIYVVYRKNEPENNVAYLYESLNTKQDATQETVEANVENQCHVTKDTSSTGRSNDETQITSSPSATQSCYEEPQPSTSTSNLFNASSTSLIESASEQDNPSTSGSQSSVFTPVPAFPILESVCLRALHDEREKLDDNTETSAIASEINDEEKAESDAQTTGEEEVLEPAKKKLKEDEDSCPNVPAAAPSECIIKIGSEDAKTSNVKPDKMEETLTCIICQELLHDCVSLQPCMHTFCAACYSGWMERSSLCPTCRCPVERICKNHILNNLVEAYLIQHPDKCRNEDDVRSMDARNKITQDMLQPKVRRSFSDEEGSSEDLLELSDVDSESSDISQPYIVCRQCPGYRRHSVPTLPGTGQETEAGGMQALGDAPSTSANFPAAVQEYVCPAQGSHVICTCCFQPMPDRRAEREQNPHVAPQQCTVCLQPFCHLYWGCTRMACFGCLAPFCEINLGDKCLDGVLNNNHYESDILKDYLASRGLTWKNMLNESLLALQRGVFMLSDYRITGNTVLCYCCGLRSFRELAYQYRQNIPVAELPVTVTSRPDCYWGRNCRTQVKAHHAMKFNHICEQTRFKN; from the exons ATGGAGCGCTCGGAAGGAGGCGAgcagagcaagcagcagcagcagccctgggggaaGCTGATCCGGCTGGGTGCTGATGAGGCAGAGCCGCACGTCCTGCTGCTGAAAAGAGAATGGACGATTGGTCGGAAGAAAG gttGTGACTTATCTTTCCCTGGCAACAAGTTGGTGTCTGGAGATCACTGTAAAATCATAGTGGATGAAGAATCTGGTCAAGTGTCATTGGAAGATACAAG TACTAATGGAACAGTAATTAATAAACTGAAAGTGGTTAAGAAGCAGACATACCCTTTACAGACTGGAGATGTGATCTATGttgtttacagaaaaaatgagCCAGAGAACA ATGTTGCGTATCTTTATGAATCCTTAAACACAAAACAGGATGCAACTCAAGAAACAGTAG AAGCTAATGTAGAAAACCAATGCCATGTGACCAAAGATACCTCAAGTACAGGAAGAAGTAATGATGAGACCCAAATTACCTCATCACCATCAGCTACTCAGTCTTGCTATGAGGAACCACAGCCATCTACTTCTACATCTAACCTCTTTAATGCTTCTTCTACCTCTCTTATTGAGTCTGCATCTGAGCAGGATAATCCTTCTACATCTG gatCGCAATCCTCAGTTTTCACTCCTGTGCCTGCTTTCCCAATCTTAGAATCTGTGTGTCTAAGAGCACTGCATGATGAACGTGAGAAGCTTGATGACAACACTGAAACTTCTGCAATTGCTTCAGAAATCAATGAcgaagaaaaagcagaatcaGATGCTCAAACAACAGGGGAGGAGGAAGTTTTGGAACCTGCTaagaagaaactaaaagaaG ATGAAGATTCCTGTCCAAatgttccagcagcagctccaagtGAATGTATAATTAAAATTGGCTCTGAAGATGCAAAAACATCAAATGTGAAACCAgataaaatggaagaaacattAACTTGCATTATCTGCCAAGAGCTGCTGCATGACTGTGTAAG CTTGCAGCCTTGTATGCACactttctgtgctgcctgctaCTCAGGATGGATGGAGAGGTCTTCTTTATGTCCAACGTGTCGTTGTCCAGTAGAACGTATTTGTAAAAATCATATATTGAACAACTTGGTTGAAGCTTATCTAATTCAGCATCCAG ATAAATGTCGTAATGAAGATGATGTACGTAGCATGGATGCTCGAAACAAAATTACTCAAGACATGTTGCAACCTAAGGTGCGGAGATCTTTTTCAGATGAGGAAGGAAGTTCTGAAGATTTACTGGAATTGTCAGATGTAGATAGTGAATCTTCAGATATCAG tcaacCATATATAGTATGCAGACAGTGCCCAGGATATCGAAGACACTCTGTTCCAACTCTGCCTGGCACAGGCCAAGAGACAGAAGCAGGAGGAATGCAAGCACTGGGAGATGCACCCTCTACATCTGCCAACTTCCCTGCAG CTGTCCAGGAATATGTGTGTCCTGCTCAAGGAAGTCACGTAATATGTACCTGCTGCTTTCAGCCAATGCCTGACCGAAGAGCAGAGCGTGAACAGAATCCTCATGTTGCTCCTCAGcaat GTACAGTTTGTCTGCAACCCTTCTGTCACTTATACTGGGGCTGCACTCGGATGGCATGTTTTGGCTGTTTGGCACCATTCTGTG AAATAAATCTTGGTGACAAGTGTTTAGATGGAGTCCTAAATAACAACCACTATGAGTCAGATATCCTAAAG gattaCCTGGCATCCAGGGGTTTGACttggaaaaatatgttaaatgaAAGTCTGTTAGCTCTTCAAAGAGGAGTTTTTATGTTGTCAG ATTACAGAATTACTGGGAACACAGTGCTTTGCTACTGTTGTGGCCTTCGCAGCTTTCGAGAACTTGCCTACCAGTACAGGCAGAATATTCCTGTTGCTGAATTGCCAG TGACTGTCACGTCACGTCCTGATTGCTACTGGGGGCGCAACTGTCGAACTCAGGTCAAAGCACATCATGCCAT gaaattcAATCACATTTGTGAACAAACACGATTCAAGAACTGA